Part of the Halomarina litorea genome is shown below.
ATCGACGGCCTCGAACCGGACGGCGTTCTGGAGGTCCGGGCGACCGACTCCGGGAGCGTGAGCGACATCGCCGGGTGGGCCGAGGGCACGCCCGGCGTCGAACTGCTCGAACAGGAGGAGACGACCGAGGCC
Proteins encoded:
- a CDS encoding sulfurtransferase TusA family protein, whose product is MSQKYTVTETLDATGLSCPMPVVETKQAIDGLEPDGVLEVRATDSGSVSDIAGWAEGTPGVELLEQEETTEAGDQVYVHYVRKTE